The Clostridium sp. AWRP genome has a window encoding:
- a CDS encoding SdpI family protein has translation MLFTSYLIGLVVLAVGVGLKIWPPHNISKVYGYRTPFAMQNKDVWNEANYFCSNMLIYIGIICLIISALCDIIYKSNIDIASKISTIISVTIIVCSLPSTEIHLRKTFDKYGNRRM, from the coding sequence ATGTTGTTTACCAGCTATTTAATTGGATTAGTTGTATTGGCTGTTGGAGTTGGACTTAAAATTTGGCCACCACATAATATAAGTAAGGTTTATGGATATAGAACGCCATTTGCTATGCAGAATAAAGATGTATGGAATGAAGCAAATTATTTTTGTAGTAATATGTTAATATATATTGGTATTATATGCTTAATAATATCAGCACTGTGTGATATTATTTACAAAAGCAATATTGATATTGCAAGCAAGATTTCAACAATAATATCTGTAACAATAATTGTATGTTCCCTTCCTAGCACAGAAATTCATTTAAGAAAAACATTTGATAAATATGGGAATAGAAGAATGTAA
- a CDS encoding AAA family ATPase, with protein sequence MNSNYFIREIQLNTEKVNSFSEYPYCLPVIKNLSTIKFHPKVTYIIGENGTGKSTILEAIAIACGFNPEGGSRNFNFSTRDTHSDLWQNLKLIRETKIPKDGFFLRAESFYNLASNIDDIDVTYSYGGNSLHSQSHGESFMSLIMNRFRGNGLYILDEPEAALSPTRQMVLVSRMHDLIKNNSQFIIATHSPIVLSYPDSIIYQLDDRLRKVNYEDTETYQIMKSFVNNPKKMLDILGVMAK encoded by the coding sequence ATGAATTCTAACTATTTTATAAGAGAAATTCAATTAAATACAGAAAAAGTAAATTCATTTTCTGAATATCCATATTGTTTGCCAGTAATAAAAAATTTATCAACTATAAAGTTTCACCCTAAGGTAACCTATATAATAGGCGAAAATGGAACTGGAAAATCTACCATACTTGAAGCAATTGCTATAGCATGTGGTTTCAATCCTGAAGGTGGGTCTAGAAATTTTAATTTTTCAACAAGAGATACCCACTCTGATTTATGGCAAAATTTAAAATTGATTAGAGAAACTAAAATACCTAAAGATGGTTTTTTCTTAAGAGCAGAAAGTTTCTATAATTTAGCTTCAAATATTGATGATATAGATGTTACTTATTCATATGGTGGAAATTCATTACATTCACAATCTCATGGAGAATCTTTTATGTCATTAATTATGAATAGATTTAGAGGAAATGGTTTATATATTTTAGACGAACCGGAAGCTGCTTTATCGCCAACAAGGCAAATGGTTCTAGTTTCAAGAATGCATGATTTAATTAAAAATAATTCTCAATTCATAATTGCTACTCATTCGCCAATAGTACTGTCTTATCCAGATTCTATAATTTATCAATTGGATGATAGATTAAGAAAAGTTAATTACGAAGATACTGAGACTTATCAGATAATGAAATCATTTGTTAATAATCCTAAAAAAATGTTGGATATACTTGGAGTAATGGCAAAGTAA
- a CDS encoding DUF1858 domain-containing protein gives MEVNRKTLIKDIVNMGPRAIEILKNFGMGCIECPSSQNESIEDAAAVHGIDVEALIQSLNKIPLREKLKWKIEKKIEDVMKSRYNIK, from the coding sequence ATGGAAGTTAATCGAAAAACATTAATAAAGGATATTGTTAATATGGGACCTAGGGCAATAGAAATATTAAAGAATTTTGGTATGGGTTGTATTGAATGCCCTTCGTCTCAAAATGAGAGTATAGAAGATGCTGCTGCAGTTCATGGAATCGACGTAGAGGCTTTAATTCAAAGTTTGAACAAAATTCCATTAAGGGAGAAACTAAAATGGAAAATAGAAAAGAAAATTGAGGATGTTATGAAGTCACGATACAATATTAAATAA
- the rbr gene encoding rubrerythrin — MELKGSKTEKNLWSAFAGESQARNKYTYFSSAAKKEGYEQIGEIFQLTADNEKEHAKIWFKLLNGIGNTSENLKSAASGENYEWTEMYKKFAEEAKQEGFDDISRLFSMVAEIEKHHEERYNELLKNIEENKVFSKSAKKVWICRNCGYVYIGENAPKKCPVCSHPKSYFELESKNW; from the coding sequence ATGGAATTAAAGGGAAGCAAAACAGAAAAAAATTTGTGGTCGGCATTTGCAGGTGAATCTCAAGCAAGAAACAAGTATACATATTTTTCTTCAGCTGCTAAAAAAGAGGGATATGAACAGATTGGTGAAATATTTCAACTTACAGCTGATAATGAAAAAGAGCATGCAAAGATTTGGTTTAAACTTTTAAATGGTATAGGTAATACTTCAGAAAATCTGAAATCTGCAGCTAGTGGAGAGAATTATGAATGGACTGAAATGTATAAAAAATTTGCGGAAGAAGCTAAACAAGAGGGTTTTGATGATATTTCTAGATTATTCAGTATGGTAGCAGAAATTGAGAAACATCATGAGGAAAGATATAATGAACTTTTAAAGAATATAGAAGAAAACAAGGTCTTTAGTAAAAGTGCGAAAAAGGTTTGGATATGTCGTAACTGTGGATATGTTTACATTGGCGAAAACGCACCTAAAAAATGTCCTGTATGCTCACATCCTAAATCATATTTTGAACTCGAAAGTAAAAATTGGTAG